The Castanea sativa cultivar Marrone di Chiusa Pesio chromosome 11, ASM4071231v1 genome contains a region encoding:
- the LOC142614928 gene encoding uncharacterized protein LOC142614928, which produces MGSKFEKTVIIDGKVYEYIVKREMTDEEIKRYYDQVNKSGGFDVEDFSHTVFLDGGGRIEPLDLSDDSNRQLVVDLSMEALDKYNTKQNKNFKFKEAEKANSEGYYCVVTLNCGFDYYITFKAEDASTAAIETFQALVYDGEPVREVKSIRVKPTSYYNQGNEADEDQTACCPEQS; this is translated from the exons ATGGGCAGTAAGTTTGAAAAAACGGTCATAATTGATGGCAAAGTATATGAATATATAGTAAAGCGTGAAATGACCGATGAAGAAATCAAGCGTTATTATGATCAGGTTAATAAGAGCGGG GGTTTTGATGTGGAAGACTTTTCCCACACTGTGTTTCTTGACGGTGGCGGTAGAATTGAGCCCTTAGATCTTTCTGATGACTCAAACAGGCAACTAGTTGTTGATCTTTCTATGGAAGCACTTGACAAGTACAACACTAAACAg AATAAGAACTTTAAGTTTAAGGAGGCAGAGAAGGCAAACTCTGAAGGCTATTATTGTGTTGTAACTTTGAACTGCGGTTTCGACTATTATATCACCTTCAAGGCCGAGGATGCTTCTACTGCTGCTATTGAAACCTTTCAAGCTTTGGTCTACGATGGAGAACCAGTTCGAGAGGTCAAATCTATTCGGGTCAAGCCCACATCTTACTATAACCAAG GTAATGAAGCTGATGAAGACCAAACAGCTTGTTGTCCAGAGCAAAGCTAG
- the LOC142617157 gene encoding S-adenosyl-L-methionine-dependent uroporphyrinogen III methyltransferase, chloroplastic yields the protein MALCTRLQSFPSSSSSSNHIRPTKASNFHPICSLHYNSHSPFTEKHSIERYHRDQWLYKTQLENIENIAFCSSPPPDSNSVRQNEIALQLPELKKLLQVLREKREREGCGGWKKCGPGNVFLVGTGPGDPELLTLKAVRVIQSADLLLYDRLVSNDVLDLVGPNARLLYVGKTAGYHSRTQEEIHELLLSFAEAGATVVRLKGGDPLVFGRGGEEMDFLQQQGIHVKVIPGITAASGIAAELGIPLTHRGVANSVRFLTGHSRKGGTDPLFVAENAADPDSTLVIYMGLSTFPSLALKLMHHGLPPNTPAVAVERGTTPQQRMVFAELKDLANKITTVELVSPTLMIIGNVVALSPLWSLSMNEASCMVQAK from the exons ATGGCGCTTTGCACTAGGCTTCAAtctttcccttcttcttcttcatcttcaaaccaTATCAGACCAACTAAAGCCTCAAACTTTCATCCCATTTGTTCTTTACACTATAATTCTCATTCACCTTTCACTGAAAAGCACTCCATTGAGAGGTACCACAGGGACCAATGGTTGTACAAGACCCAATTGGAAAACATAGAAAACATAGCATTTTGCTCTTCCCCACCACCTGATTCTAACTCAGTAAGGCAAAATGAGATAGCACTGCAATTGCCGGAGCTGAAGAAGCTGCTTCAGgtgctgagagagaagagagagagagaagggtgTGGTGGGTGGAAGAAGTGTGGGCCAGGGAATGTGTTCTTGGTGGGGACAGGACCTGGGGACCCTGAGCTTTTGACACTCAAGGCTGTGAGAGTCATTCAAAGTgctgatttgctcttgtatgatcGGTTGGTCTCCAATGATGTGTTGGATTTGGTTGGACCTAATGCTAGGCTCCTCTATGTTGGCAAGACTGCTGGGTACCATAGTAGAACCCAG GAGGAAATACACGAGTTGCTTCTGAGTTTTGCTGAAGCAGGAGCTACTGTTGTGAGACTTAAAGGAGGGGATCCATTG GTGTTTGGGAGAGGTGGGGAGGAGATGGATTTTTTGCAGCAGCAAGGGATTCATGTGAAAGTAATTCCAG GAATAACTGCTGCTTCAGGAATAGCAGCAGAGTTGGGGATTCCACTAACTCACAGAGGTGTTGCAAATAGTGTAAGATTTCTCACTGGGCATTCAAGGAAAGGAGGAACAGATCCTTTGTTTGTAGCAGAAAATGCAGCTGACCCTGATTCAACCTTAGTGATTTATATGGGCTTATCGACCTTCCCTTCACTTGCCCTAAAGTTAATGCATCATGGTCTTCCCCCTAATACACCAGCTGTTGCAGTTGAACGAGGGACCACACCTCAACAACGCATG GTTTTTGCAGAACTGAAGGATCTTGCTAATAAAATTACAACAGTAGAGTTAGTATCACCAACACTGATGATCATTGGAAACGTTGTTGCACTTTCACCGTTGTGGTCACTTTCTATGAATGAAGCATCCTGTATGGTACAGGCCAAATAG
- the LOC142617047 gene encoding uncharacterized protein LOC142617047 — MDCLTLGPQSPRDEATTHSYTSNTHLLSLLLPQIPWAFLSLRTKRLLLGIVPLTSVSDYNGYKDPKDKSMDAFSRGRTVDESMYNDQRSKIVNHGCEMVSLKNIRRTGKNNKCSCS, encoded by the exons ATGGATTGCTTAACCCTCGGGCCTCAAAGTCCACGTGATGAGGCCACCACTCACAGTTACACCAGCAATACCCACCTTCTCAGCTTGCTTCTGCCACAGATCCCATGGGCATTCCTATCTCTACGCACCAAAAG GTTGCTCCTTGGAATTGTTCCTCTGACTTCAGTTTCTGACTATAATGGCTATAAGGATCCCAA GGACAAAAGTATGGATGCTTTCTCTAGAGGCAGAACTGTAGATGAGTCTATGTACAATGACCAGAGATCGAAAA TTGTCAATCATGGTTGTGAAATGGTATCTCTGAAGAATATCAG GAGGACTGGAAAAAACAACAAATGCAGTTGCTCATAA